One region of Maylandia zebra isolate NMK-2024a linkage group LG10, Mzebra_GT3a, whole genome shotgun sequence genomic DNA includes:
- the acaca gene encoding acetyl-CoA carboxylase 1 isoform X9: MAQQDGAAKKIPAVAELHSRFIVGSVSEENSEDENQGKVDIQLDEKETRSLSPSSGSSDSTYEMGFDHIDGPMHNLRSSMSGLHLVKQGRDRRRIDLQRDFTVASPAEFVTRFGGNRVIEKVLIANNGIAAVKCMRSIRRWAYEMFRNERAIRFVVMVTPEDLKANAEYIKMADHYVPVPGGTNNNNYANVELILDIAKRIPVQAVWAGWGHASENPKLPELLQKHGIAFMGPPSQAMWALGDKIASSIVAQTAGIPTLPWSGTGLTVDWPENNQKKKVVNIPHDLYELGCVQDVEHGMKAAEKIGYPIMVKASEGGGGKGIRKVNSADDFPNLFRQVQAEVPGSPIFVMQLAKHARHLEVQILADQYGNAISLFGRDCSVQRRHQKIIEEAPATIATSDVFEDMEKCAVKLAKLVGYVSAGTVEYLYSQDGSFYFLELNPRLQVEHPCTEMVADVNLPAAQLQIAMGIPLHRIKDIRMLYGVQPWGDSPIDFEALSTAPSPRGHVIAARITSENPDEGFKPSSGTVQELNFRSNKNVWGYFSVAAAGGLHEFADSQFGHCFSWGENREEAISNMVVALKELSIRGDFRTTVEYLIKLLETESFQHNSIDTGWLDRLISEKMQAERPDTMLGIVSGALHVADVNLRNSVSNFLHSLERGQVLPPHTLLNTVDVELIYEGTKYVLTVTRQSPNSYVVIMNNSSAEVDVHRLSDGGLLLSYDGSSYTTYMKEEVDRYRITIGNKTCVFEKENDPSLLRSPSAGKLIQYTIEDGGHVFAGQCYAEIEVMKMVMTLTAAESGCIHYVKRAGAALEPGCVIAKLQLDDPSRVQQAELYTGTLPSIQAVALRGEKLHRVFHNTLGHLVHMMNGYCLPEPFFSAKLKEWVERVMKTMRDPSLPLLELQDIMTSVSGRIPPAVEKAIKKEMAQYASNITSVLCQFPSQQIANILDSHAATLNKKSEREVFFMNTQSIVQLVQKYRSGIRGHMKAVVMDLLRQYLKVEIQFQNGHYDKCVFALREENKGDMANVLNYIFSHAQVTKKNLLVTMLIDQLCGRDPTLTDELMAILTELTQLSKTTNAKVALRARQVLIASHLPSYELRHNQVESIFLSAIDMYGHQFCIENLQKLILSETSIFDVLPNFFYHSNQVVRMAALEVYVRRAYIAYELNSVQHRQLKDNTCIVEFQFMLPTSHPNRMSFSSNLNHYGMVHMASVSDVLLDTSFTPPCQRMGAMVAFRSFQEFTKNITDMLSCFSDSPPQSPTFPEGGNPVLYGEEDNKSIQDEPIHILNVAIKTDSDIDDDGLAAMFREFTQSKKSLLFEHGIRRLTFLVAQKREFPKFFTFRARDKFEEDRIYRHLEPALAFQLELNRMRNFALTAIPCANHKMHLYLGAARVEVGTEVTDYRFFVRAIIRHSDLVTKEASFEYLHNEAERLLLEAMDELEVAFNNTTVRTDCNHIFLNFVPTVIMDPSKIEESVRSMVMRYGSRLWKLRVLQAELKINIRLTPTGKQIPIRLFLTNESGYYLDISLYKEVTDARTGQIMFQAYGDKQGPLHGMLINTPYVTKDLLQSKRFQAQSLGTTYVYDFPEMFRQALKKLWHSCQAFADLPQCPLPSELLTFTELVLDAQGQLVQMNRLPGGNEIGMVAWRMTLRTPEYPAGREIIVISNDITHKIGSFGPQEDMLFLRASEMARESGIPRLYIAANSGARIGLAEEIRHMFHVAWQDPADPYKGFKYLYLTPQDYKKVSALNSVHCEHVEDEGESRYKITDIIGKDEGLGVENLRGSGMIAGESSLAYEEIITMNLVTCRAIGIGAYLVRLGQRTIQVDNSHIILTGAGALNKVLGREVYTSNNQLGGVQIMHNNGVTHCTVCDDFEGVFTLLQWLSYMPKCKSSPVPILNAKDPIDRLVEFVPTKAPYDPRWMLAGRPSQTPKGSWQLGFFDHGSFMEIMQPWAQSVVVGRARLGGIPTGVVAVETRSVELSIPADPANLDSEAKLIQQAGQVWFPDSAFKTAQAIKDLNREGLPLIVFANWRGFSGGMKDMYDQVLKFGAYIVDGLREYKQPVLVYIPPQAELRGGSWVVIDPTINPRHMEMYADKDSRGGVLEPEGTVEIKFRRKDLVKTMRRVDPVYMGLAEKLGTPELSPPDRKELETKLKEREEFLLPIYHQVAVQFADLHDTPGRMQEKGVITDILEWQTSRQFFYWRLRRLLLEETVKRKIQVANSELTDGQIQAMLRRWFVEAEGAVKAYLWDNNEEVVAWLERQLAEEEGARSVIDENIKYIRRDHILKQIRSLVQANPEVAMDSIVHMTQHISPTQRAEVVRILSTMETSASS; this comes from the exons ATGGCACAACAGGACGGTGCTGCCAAGAAGATTCCGGCTGTTGCGGAATTGCACTCTCGCTTCATTGTGGGATCTGTGTCAGAGGAGAACTCAGAGGATGAAAACCAAGGAAAGGTGGACATACAGCTGGACGAGAAGGAGACTCGCTCCTTGTCTCCATCTTCCGGGAGTTCGGACAGCACCTATGAAATGGGCTTCGACCACATCGATGGTCCTATGCACAATTTAAG atCAAGCATGTCAGGCCTGCACCTGGTGAAACAAGGACGAGATCGCAGGCGTATTGACCTCCAGAGGGACTTCACTGTTGCTTCTCCTGCTGAATTTGTCACACGCTTTGGTGGTAACAGGGTCATTGAAAAG GTGCTCATTGCAAACAATGGCATTGCAGCAGTGAAATGCATGCGCTCCATCCGCCGCTGGGCCTATGAAATGTTTCGCAATGAAAGGGCAATCCGTTTTGTCGTCATGGTGACCCCAGAAGACCTGAAGGCCAATGCAG AGTACATTAAGATGGCAGATCATTATGTGCCTGTACCCGGGGGGACTAATAACAACAACTATGCCAATGTTGAGCTCATTCTAGACATTGCTAAACGCATACCAGTTCAG GCAGTGTGGGCTGGATGGGGGCATGCCTCAGAAAACCCCAAACTCCCAGAGCTCCTTCAAAAGCATGGCATTGCTTTCATGG GTCCACCAAGTCAGGCTATGTGGGCGCTTGGAGATAAGATTGCTTCCTCCATCGTGGCTCAGACAGCTGGAATTCCAACACTGCCCTGGAGCGGAACAG GTCTGACAGTGGACTGGCCAGAGAATAACCAAAAGAAGAAGGTCGTCAACATTCCTCACGACTTGTATGAGCTCGGCTGCGTCCAGGATGTAGAGCATGGCATGAAA GCTGCAGAGAAAATTGGCTACCCTATAATGGTGAAGGCCTCCGAAGGTGGTGGAGGAAAAGGGATCCGTAAAGTCAACTCTGCTGATGATTTCCCTAACCTGTTCAGACAG GTCCAGGCAGAAGTCCCAGGATCGCCCATTTTTGTCATGCAGCTAGCCAAGCATGCCCGTCACTTGGAGGTTCAGATTTTGGCTGATCAGTATGGCAATGCCATTTCCCTGTTTGGCAGAGACTGTTCTGTGCAGCGGCGACACCAGAAAATTATAGAAGAGGCTCCTGCTACCATCGCCACTTCTGATGTGTTTGAGGATATGGAAAAG TGTGCAGTAAAGCTGGCTAAGTTGGTGGGTTATGTAAGTGCTGGTACAGTTGAGTACCTCTACAGCCAGGATGGCAGCTTCTATTTCCTGGAGCTCAACCCTCGTCTACAGGTGGAACACCCGTGCACTGAGATGGTGGCTGATGTCAACTTGCCTGCTGCCCAGCTGCAG aTTGCTATGGGCATTCCTCTTCATCGGATCAAAGACATTAGAATGCTTTATGGCGTTCAGCCCTGGGGGGATTCTCCCATTGATTTTGAGGCTCTGTCAACTGCCCCTTCCCCACGGGGCCATGTCATTGCTGCTCGTATCACCAGTGAGAACCCAGATGAG GGTTTCAAGCCAAGCTCTGGAACAGTGCAAGAGCTGAATTTCCGCAGCAATAAGAATGTATGGGGCTACTTCAGCGTTGCAGCGGCTGGAGGGCTGCATGAGTTTGCCGACTCCCAGTTTGGGCACTGCTTCTCATGGGGAGAGAATCGTGAAGAAGCCATCTC AAACATGGTGGTTGCGCTTAAGGAGCTGTCTATCAGGGGTGACTTCAGGACAACAGTGGAATACCTCATTAAGCTGCTGGAGACAGAAAGCTTCCAGCACAATAGTATCGACACAGGCTGGCTGGACAGACTTATCTCAGAGAAGATGCAG GCGGAGCGTCCTGATACCATGCTGGGAATTGTGAGCGGTGCACTGCATGTGGCAGATGTTAATCTCAGGAACAGTGTTTCCAactttttgcactctctggaaAG GGGGCAGGTGCTACCACCACACACGCTGCTCAACACTGTGGATGTGGAGTTGATCTATGAAGGTACTAAGTACGTTCTGACAGTGACTCGTCAGTCTCCCAATTCCTATGTGGTCATCATGAACAATTCTTCTGCTGAGGTGGATGTCCATCGGCTTAGTGATGGAGGTCTTTTGCTTTCATATGATGGAAGCAGCTACACTACGTACATGAAAGAAGAGGTGGACAG GTATCGCATCACAATTGGGAACAAGACGTGTGTTTTTGAGAAAGAAAATGATCCCTCGCTGCTGCGGTCTCCTTCAGCAGGAAAACTCATTCAGTACACTATTGAGGATGGCGGGCATGTGTTTGCTGGCCAGTGCTACGCTGAAATAGAG GTGATGAAGATGGTCATGACCCTCACTGCAGCAGAGTCTGGTTGTATTCACTATGTGAAGAGGGCTGGAGCAGCATTGGAGCCTGGCTGTGTCATTGCCAAGTTGCAACTGGATGACCCAAGCAGAGTGCAGCAG GCTGAGCTCTACACAGGGACCCTGCCTTCTATCCAGGCAGTAGCTTtgagaggagagaagctgcacagAGTTTTCCATAACACACTGGGTCATCTTGTCCACATGATGAATGGCTATTGTCTACCTGAGCCTTTCTTCAGTGCTAAG TTGAAAGAATGGGTGGAAAGGGTAATGAAAACCATGCGCGATCCTTCTTTACCACTGTTGGAGCTTCAAGACATCATGACGAGTGTTTCAGGTCGCATCCCCCCTGCTGTGGAGAAGGCCATCAAGAAGGAGATGGCTCAGTATGCCAGCAACATAACTTCTGTGCTTTGCCAGTTCCCCAGCCAGCAG ATTGCAAACATACTGGACAGCCATGCAGCTACTCTTAACAAGAAATCAGAGAGAGAAGTCTTCTTTATGAACACACAAAGCATTGTTCAGCTGGTGCAGAA GTACCGCAGCGGCATCAGAGGTCACATGAAGGCTGTCGTGATGGACTTGCTTAGACAATATCTAAAAGTAGAGATCCAGTTTCAGAATG GACACTACGATAAGTGTGTCTTTGCACTGCGTGAGGAAAACAAGGGTGACATGGCCAATGTGCTCAATTATATCTTTTCCCATGCTCAAGTCACCAAGAAGAATCTACTTGTTACTATGCTGATT GACCAGCTCTGTGGCCGTGATCCAACACTAACTGATGAATTGATGGCCATTTTGACTGAACTCACCCAGCTCAGCAAGACAACCAATGCAAAGGTGGCGCTGCGTGCTCGGCAG GTGTTGATAGCTTCCCACCTTCCCTCTTATGAGCTACGACACAACCAGGTGGAGTCAATCTTTCTCTCTGCCATCGATATGTATGGGCACCAGTTCTGCATTGAGAACCTTCAG aAACTGATCCTTTCAGAGACATCCATCTTTGACGTTCTCCCCAACTTCTTCTACCACAGTAATCAGGTAGTCAGGATGGCCGCCCTGGAG GTGTATGTTCGGAGAGCATACATCGCCTACGAGCTCAACAGTGTTCAGCATCGACAACTGAAGGACAACACATGTATAGTAGAGTTTCAGTTCATGCTTCCCACTTCACATCCCAACAG GATGTCATTCTCATCCAACCTGAATCACTACGGCATGGTGCACATGGCCAGTGTGAGCGACGTTCTGCTTGACACGTCTTTTACACCACCCTGCCAGCGCATGGGAGCCATGGTGGCTTTCCGCAGCTTCCAGGAGTTCACCAA gAACATAACTGATATGTTGAGCTGCTTCTCTGACTCTCCTCCACAAAGTCCAACCTTCCCAGAAGGAGGCAATCCCGTGCTGTACGGTGAAGAGGACAACAAG AGTATCCAGGATGAGCCTATCCATATCCTGAATGTTGCTATAAAGACTGACAGCGACATTGATGATGATGGCCTGGCAGCTATGTTCCGGGAATTCACTCAGTCAAAG AAATCTCTGCTGTTTGAACACGGCATCCGAAGGTTGACTTTCCTCGTGGCTCAAAAG agggAATTTCCTAAATTTTTCACATTCCGTGCCAGGGACAAG TTTGAGGAGGACCGGATCTATCGTCATTTAGAGCCTGCATTAGCATTCCAGCTGGAGCTCAACCGCATGCGGAATTTTGCTCTCACTGCCATTCCATGTGCCAATCACAAGATGCACCTGTATCTGGGTGCAGCCCGAGTGGAGGTGGGCACAGAAGTTACGGACTACCGTTTCTTTGTCCGTGCCATTATCCGCCACTCTGATCTGGTAACAAAG GAGGCCTCCTTTGAATACCTTCACAATGAAGCAGAGCGCCTGCTGCTGGAAGCTATGGATGAACTGGAGGTGGCTTTCAACAACACAACTGTGCGAACTGACTGTAACCATATCTTCCTCAACTTTGTCCCTACAGTCATCATGGACCCATCAAAG ATCGAGGAGTCTGTGCGCTCCATGGTGATGCGTTACGGCAGCCGTCTGTGGAAGCTTCGAGTCCTGCAGGCCGAGTTGAAGATTAACATCCGCTTGACTCCAACGGGGAAGCAAATTCCCATCCGCCTCTTCCTTACAAATGAATCTGGCTACTACCTGGATATCAGCCTCTACAAGGAGGTCACTGATGCCCGAACGGGACAG ATTATGTTCCAAGCATATGGAGACAAGCAGGGCCCCTTGCATGGCATGCTCATCAATACACCATATGTTACCAAAGACCTGTTGCAGTCTAAACGCTTCCAAGCACAATCTCTGGGCACCACCTATGTCTATGACTTTCCAGAAATGTTCAGACAG GCTCTGAAAAAGCTTTGGCATTCATGTCAGGCTTTTGCCGACTTACCTCAGTGTCCTCTTCCTTCTGAGCTGCTCACCTTCACAGAGCTGGTTCTTGATGCTCAAGGTCAGCTGGTACAGATGAATCGACTGCCAGGGGGCAACGAG ATTGGCATGGTGGCATGGCGGATGACCCTGCGAACCCCAGAGTACCCAGCAGGACGTGAGATCATTGTCATAAGCAATGACATCACACACAAGATAGGCTCCTTTGGGCCCCAGGAGGACATGCTGTTCCTGCGAGCCTCAGAGATGGCTCGGGAAAGTGGCATCCCCCGACTCTATATTGCGGCCAACAGCGGTGCACGCATCGGTCTGGCAGAGGAAATCAGACATATGTTTCATGTGGCCTGGCAAGATCCAGCTGATCCTTACAAG GGTTTCAAGTATCTCTACCTCACACCTCAGGATTACAAGAAGGTTTCAGCTCTAAACTCAGTGCATTGCGAACATGTGGAGGATGAGGGTGAATCgag GTACAAGATCACTGACATTATAGGTAAAGATGAGGGGCTGGGTGTGGAGAATCTGAGAGGGTCGGGAATGATTGCCGGAGAATCCTCTCTGGCTTACGAGGAGATCATCACGATGAATCTG GTCACATGCCGAGCCATAGGTATTGGAGCCTATCTGGTGAGGCTTGGACAGAGGACCATACAAGTGGACAACTCCCACATCATCCTTACTGGAGCTGGAGCCCTCAATAAG GTGCTGGGCAGAGAAGTGTATACATCCAACAACCAACTCGGTGGAGTTCAGATCATGCACAACAATGGTGTCACTCACTGCACTGTTTGCGATGACTTTGAGGGAGTCTTCACTCTTTTGCAGTGGCTGTCCTACATGCCCAAG TGTAAATCTAGCCCAGTGCCCATCCTCAATGCCAAGGATCCCATAGATCGACTGGTAGAGTTTGTACCTACCAAGGCTCCTTATGACCCTCGCTGGATGTTGGCAGGACGCCCCAGTCAGA CTCCAAAGGGTTCCTGGCAGCTTGGCTTCTTCGACCATGGCTCTTTCATGGAGATCATGCAGCCGTGGGCTCAGAGTGTAGTGGTAGGCAGAGCCAG ACTCGGTGGGATACCGACTGGAGTTGTTGCTGTGGAAACCAGGTCAGTGGAACTGTCGATCCCAGCTGATCCAGCCAATTTAGACTCTGAGGCTAAG ctCATCCAACAGGCAGGACAGGTGTGGTTCCCAGATTCTGCTTTCAAAACTGCTCAGGCCATTAAGGACCTAAACCGGGAGGGCTTACCTCTCATTGTGTTTGCCAATTGGAGGGGCTTTTCTGGAGGGATGAAAG ATATGTACGACCAAGTGCTGAAATTCGGGGCCTACATTGTGGATGGGCTGAGAGAGTACAAGCAGCCAGTATTGGTTTATATCCCCCCGCAGGCTGAGCTGAGAGGAGGCTCCTGGGTCGTTATAGATCCCACCATCAACCCCCGGCACATGGAGATGTACGCCGACAAGGACAGCCG AGGTGGTGTGTTGGAGCCTGAAGGGACAGTCGAGATCAAGTTTAGAAGGAAGGATCTGGTCAAGACCATGAGAAGAGTAGATCCAGTCTACATGGGCTTGGCTGAAAAATTGG GAACCCCAGAGCTGAGCCCTCCTGATCGCAAAGAGCTTGAAACCAAACTTAAGGAGCGTGAGGAGTTTCTTTTGCCCATCTACCATCAGGTGGCTGTACAGTTTGCGGACCTCCATGACACCCCAGGTCGCATGCAAGAGAAGGGGGTCATCACG GATATCCTAGAATGGCAGACATCCCGTCAGTTCTTCTACTGGCGTCTGCGGCGTCTGCTGCTGGAGGAAACCGTAAAGAGGAAGATCCAGGTGGCCAACAGCGAGCTGACAGATGGGCAGATCCAGGCGATGTTGCGCCGCTGGTTTGTGGAGGCCGAGGGGGCTGTAAAG GCCTATCTGTGGGATAACAATGAAGAAGTGGTGGCATGGCTGGAGAGGCAGCTAGCTGAAGAAGAGGGTGCAAGATCAGTCATTGACGAGAACATCAAGTACATCCGCAGAGACCACATCCTCAAGCAGATTCGCAG ccTTGTTCAAGCCAATCCAGAGGTTGCCATGGATTCTATTGTGCACATGACCCAGCACATCTCACCTACTCAGAGAGCAGAAGTGGTACGTATCCTGTCCACTATGGAGACATCAGCATCCTCCTAG